The region TGATCTTCGCGTGGCTGTTCAACGCGCAGTACGGCGTGTTCAACGACCTGCTCGTGCGCGCGGGCGTCATTCAGGAGCCGCTGCGCTGGCTCAGCACGCCCGGCCTGAGCGTCCTGGCGATGGTCCTCACCATCGTCTGGAAGACGAGTTCCTTCGTCGCGCTGATCGTCCTGGGCGGCCTGCAGGGCATCCCGAAGGAGATGATCGAGGCGGCGCAGGTGGACGGCGCGACCCCCACCCAGACGTTCTTCCGGGTGATCCTGCCGCTGCTGGCCCCCAGCCTCGCCGTGGCGTTCATCTTCCGCACCATCAGCGCCGTGCAGGTGTTCGACATCCCCTACACGTTCATCCAGCAGGCGCCCGCACAGGGGCTTCTGGAGACGCTCGGCGTGTACATCTACCGCACGGGCATCGAATTCCTGGACTTCGGGTACGCCGCCGCGCTCAGCGTCGCGCTGTTCGCCCTGAGTCTCGCCGTGACCGCCGTGTACGTCCGCTTCGTGCGGGACGGAGGGAACTCGTGAGCGGCGACACACCCCCCCGGCGCCTCACGCCCGCGCAGCGCGCCGGACGCTCCGCTGCGCTGGCCGCGCTGATCGTCGGCGGGTTCTTCCCGTTCATCTGGATGGTCCTGACCAGCCTGAAATCCGAGGGGGAACTCCAGAAGTTCCCGGTGCAGTACCTCCCGTCGAAACTGGACTTCAGCAACTACGCCCGCGTGTTCAGCGAGCAGCCGTTCGCGCAGTTCTTCCTGAACTCCATGACCGTCAGCCTGCTGAGCACCGTGCTGTGCATCGCCGCCGCCGTGCCCGCCGCGTACGCCCTGGCCCGGTTGAACCTGCGCGGACGCGGGCTGCTCATGACCGCCGTCGTGACGTTCAGCATGCTCCCGGTCGTCAGCCTGCTCGTGCCCATGTTCCGCCTGATGCGCGGCGCGAACCTGCTGAACACCTACCCCGCGCTGATCCTCCCCTACGCCGCCCTGAGCCTCCCCATCGGCATCCTGACGCTCGTGGCGTTCTTCAGCGCCATTCCCCGCGACCTCGAAGCGGC is a window of Deinococcus grandis DNA encoding:
- a CDS encoding carbohydrate ABC transporter permease; its protein translation is MTPPLNPTPSRRVRREPGEGLLAFFLLLPAAALLLGVLLFPMLTTFRDSLYLNKLTEPWLTGFVGLGQYAQMLGDARFGAALRNTLFFGVLTVGGSFLVGVPMALAAHLPGRARDVVRVALLLPWAMPPVITGLIFAWLFNAQYGVFNDLLVRAGVIQEPLRWLSTPGLSVLAMVLTIVWKTSSFVALIVLGGLQGIPKEMIEAAQVDGATPTQTFFRVILPLLAPSLAVAFIFRTISAVQVFDIPYTFIQQAPAQGLLETLGVYIYRTGIEFLDFGYAAALSVALFALSLAVTAVYVRFVRDGGNS
- a CDS encoding carbohydrate ABC transporter permease, translated to MSGDTPPRRLTPAQRAGRSAALAALIVGGFFPFIWMVLTSLKSEGELQKFPVQYLPSKLDFSNYARVFSEQPFAQFFLNSMTVSLLSTVLCIAAAVPAAYALARLNLRGRGLLMTAVVTFSMLPVVSLLVPMFRLMRGANLLNTYPALILPYAALSLPIGILTLVAFFSAIPRDLEAAAMVDGTTRVGALTRVVLPLSTPGVVTAALLVFVNSWNEFLLALSFNTKLSMRTVSVGVTLYQGEFAFPWPLIAAAVVVATVPLVLLIAIFQRRFVAGLTAGGVKA